The Neoarius graeffei isolate fNeoGra1 chromosome 10, fNeoGra1.pri, whole genome shotgun sequence sequence tacacatctggaaagacaccatcaatgctgaaaggtatatccaggttctagagcaacatatgctcccatccagacgacgtctctttcagggaagaccttgcattttccaacatgacaatgccaagccacatactgcatcaattacagcatcatggctgtgtagaagaagggtccgggtactgaactggccagcctgcagtccagatctttcacccatagaaaacatttggtgcatcataaaacggaagatacgacaaaaatagacctaagacagttgagcaactagaatcctacattagacaagaatgggttaacattcctatccctaaacttgagcaacttgtctcctcagtccccagacgtttacagactgttgtaaagagaaaaggggatgtctcacagtcagtgatgggaataacggcgttagaataaacggcgttactaacggcgttactttttttagtaacgagtaatctaactaattactttttacatcgttataacgccgttcccgttacttacaataaaatactatgcgttactttattaaagctgttctcatctggcacgctgctcgttcagcctttctttactctgctttagtgtggggcggggagacacgagacaacggcacagtaagccaatcagagtagatttggacaacatatgtaggtaggccacgcctactgcactactgcgcacgctttcaatcggaagacccagcgatggcgagcggtcagcccagcactgcgctttcacactggaaatacagccagtacttttcattacttgaaataaaaggcaagagtgtttacgtgcaatgcacattatgtcgaggaacaaagcgtttgtcctcgtcagtggccagtaattagtaacataattttaataactgcaaaaatatattacatttgatagatgtcttatctcacattgtcccacaaaaatattaatatagtgtagataatgttactaactggttctgttaagtgtccatttcagtcaaacacatttaacattcacttttattatgattacactaattgaatttgatttttttttttggggggggggggaacaaaatgtaacggaataattactttctctggtaattagttacttttatgacaaagtaactccgttactaactcagttactttttgggaaaagtaactagtaactataactaattactttttgaaagtaacgtgcccaacactgctcacagtgggaaacatggccttgtcccaacttttttgagatgtgttgttgtcatgaaatttaaaatcacctaatttttctctttaaatgatacattttctcagtttaaacatttgatatgtcatctatgttctattctgaataaaatatggaattttgaaacttccacatcattgcattccgtttttatttacaatttgtactttgtcccaacttttttggaattggggttgtacatacagtACATCCTGTACAATGGCTAGCCAATACTGgactgcgagctggcctagtggttaatgtGTCCGCCTCTctatcgggagattgtgagttctacttgcggttgggtcataccaaagaccatctggtgaggcaccacATTACAGATGTGAGTATGGAGTCAtaatctcatggttaccagagaactggccccccactgtaacctcatGACTTGCACTGGACTTGGATTATAGTGAGGGAGGGCTGCTCAGGACACCAGCCTCATTCTCTTGTCCCTGACCTCCTGGTCCAATAGCAAGGCATGGCTCAGATGACTGGGGAAGTCCAGGATGCAGCATGATGACCAGGAGGACCTACTATCTTGCTGTGCTCTGAGAAGCATGTCCCACTGCTGCTTTGCTGGATGTTGCCTTCCTGTCCGTTGAACCGTGACTGATGAGGGTTGGGTTTCTTCTGCACAGTCCACCAAGGATCTAGTCTTCACACACTTGGGATGACAAGCCCCAGGAATCACTGAGAGTCTATGACTTGACGGCTATCCTCACCTGGTTTAGCTGGCCTGctgaaactccatccatccatccattatatgtaaccgcttatcctgcgtagggtcacaggcaagctggagcctatcccagttgtctatggatgagaggcaggggATAAGTTTCCAggtctgacacacagagacaagtaaccattcacactcacattcacacctacggtcaccaattaacctaacctgcatgtctttggacaggggaaaccggagcacccggaggaaacccacgcagataacatgcaaactccacacagaaaggcccttgtcagccactgggctcgaacccaggaccttcttgctatgaggcgacagtgctaaccactacactactgaaaCTCCACCTATGTAATAGTTGCCTATTACATAGGTGGAGTTTCAGTAGtgtaggctgagggctatagacagAACCtcccaggagactgcctgggaagaccaggtcctggcatgggatgagactttgacttgactttgactaGCCAGGACTGTAGTTTcatagaaatgttttttttttccctgtacagCCGTATTTTGACCCTTCACCTTGACATTTTAATTTTTCTTTTCCAATTCGACCACTGCTAACACACTCTGGTCATCTTAGGAAGGGTGTGTTAAATAGCTGATTGTTTGGACCAGGTAGGTTAGAGCTGGAAAAATGCCAAAAATACTTCAGAAAGGTTGTCATAGGCACCAGGAACAGCTGTTTTCCCAAATGCGGTTCCTAAAAGAAATAGGAATTCACTCGGTGCTTTCGACGACTCCACTCAGTCTTGAATTCCAAATATATCCACATCATATTCAACATGTAaagatttgaatttttttttttggtatattAATGCAACGAGATCCAGTTGCCAGAGTCTGGCCATCTGTGCAGGACCGTTCCAGATGCTTACGAATATTACAGACGTCCATCATCCATTAGGTCCATTAAATCAGCATTATACCACATGTTACCTCAAGGGCACCAGGACAGACTACCATTTATAGGCCTTATAGGTGAATTATGCTATATTATGAGTCattatcaacatctcatctcatctcatctcatctctagccgctttatcctgttctacagggtcgcaggcaagctggagcctatcccagctgactacgggcgaaaggcagggtacaccctggacaagtcgccaggtcatcacagggctgacacatagacacagacaaccattcacactcacattcacacctacggtcaatttagagtcaccagttaacctaacctgcatgtctttggactgtgggggaaaccggagcacccggaggaaacccacgtggacacggggagaacatgcaaactccacacagaaaggccctcgccggccacggggctcgaacccggaccttcttgctgtgaggcgacagcgctaaccactacaccaccgtgctgcctcattATCAACATATTTAATACAATTACTAACCATCAGGAACCAGTGTGAAAGAAGAAACTACTTCTTTCATGGTTATTTTGATCAGTTTGGTAAAAAAGAAAGATGTTTATAATTAGCTGGAAGTTTTGGGTTGATTTGTGTATGAAACCAGTGCTGTGTATTAAGCGAAAGCTTTCTGCACTGTTACCTAACTGaacaatcagtgtgtgtgtgtgtgagagagagagagacccttagTCACTTAGCTCACTTTTCTGTGTTCTTATGTCAGAGGCCCCCCCCCTCTCTCAAAGGTGACCTGCTCCAGCTGTGATCCTCCATAAAGCTCCACGAGCCACACACTCGCACCGGCTCTCTACAGATTTAACTCCAGATTTCTAACCGGTGACTCAATTCCCTGAGCGAGAGGTGgaacacagtaaaaaaaaaaaaaaaacacacacacacacacacacagaggagtttGTGGATATCTGACTGTTGTGGACTGACTCTTTGGAAGCTGTTCCTGGATTAATCCTTTTTAATCACCGGGAATATtagagcttcttcttcttctttcccctTCCAGGATCTGTCCAGGACGGTGAGAAAATGTTTTCTCCAAGGAGTGTAAGGATGCAAGCAGTTGTGTGCTGCACGCTGCTGTTTATTCTCGGAGCTGTTGGAGAAGTGAGTGTGAGTACACAGAATCCATTGAGACCTTTCTGTAACAGTTGATCTGTATTCATATATACGTATAAAAATAAAACACCCTGTTCTTTTTTTCAGTTGGGCGCCTGATTACTGTAATTGACCGGCGCTTGAGGTTTTTGATTGAAAATTGGAGGCAATTTAGACAATTACTTTGCCAGTAAGGCTTTTCACCAAGGACACAATTATTATAATGACATCTAGGAACATATTATTCGGATTGAACAGATGGCACGCTCTAAACTGATACAAACACAGATACGGATAGAAAGCATGCCAGAACACAAGTAACACAAGTCTGAGGTGCAGGAAGGTCCAACGTTGTCATATAGTGAGTGTATTTAGTGTATGTATTCAGCGGACACTAAGACCATGCATACATAGTAAGTACCTGgtctgggggtgggtgggtggtggtggtggtggggggtgcTTTTAATTAGGCAACTGGTTTGTTTATGCTTTGGTTAACAGAACCAAGTGGAGTTGTGAGAACGTCTCggaggttctagagtctggacatGATTACACCTGGGCAGAATGGAAGTGTTCATATTTAATAGGCCCCTCCCACTTTGGGTTCAAATCTGAATATGAGCACTAAACAAATACAGATATTGATCATACTACATCGCTAATATCCTATATCACAATAGGTAATGTCACTGCAGTACGCTGATCATGGGATTCcttgcataagtgtgtgtgtgtgtgtgtgtgtgtgtgagagagagagatgtagtatATTTATCAGTTATACAGTACATTCTAGGACATGCCTTGCTACTTCCATCTTTAGCAATCTATCGCCTGTATGACAGCGCAAGTCCGTCTTGACCTTCATCATAAAAGCACCCTTTCGATATGTCGATTCGAGCACAGGCTTCTCCGTCTCGCACCACTCTCAGACATTACTACAAGTGAAAGCATGTTTAGAGCACGGCTTTGTCACTTCACTTTGTCGCACTGAGAAACAGGAAGGAAGGTGGTCTTCGTTTTTTCATACATCTTCACTCAGAATCAGTCGATGATGATGTCATTGCGAGCCGTTCCCTCACCTGTTCTTCCCTCCCCCTGCTATGCTTCACCAGGTGGTCCGAGGCTGTTCGGGGCCGTGCTCGTGCCCCCCGACGTCCCCTTCCTGCCCGGTGGGAGTGAGCTCGGTGCTGGATGAGTGTGGCTGCTGTAAGGTGTGTGCACAGCAGTTTAACCAGGACTGCGGCCCAGACAAACCCTGCGATCACATTAAAGGCCTGCGCTGCCACCTAGGGGCCGGAGGAGACCCGCAACGTGGCCTGTGCAGGGGTGAGAAGACACAGCCACGCAAACATGTTTCCTTTTTCTTATTCCTTACATTCATTTAGTGCAAAGCACCAAAGTCCTTtagagttatttatttatatatttgtttTACTTTTAgcactaggattttttttttttccaaactaaAAATATTTCATTCTCAGAAAAAGAGGTTCCTTGAGAGTTCTTCAGATACTTAAGGATTCTTCTCTTTCTAAATGTTCTACTCAGAAACCTTTCTCATAGCGAAATACTCTGTTGTAAGGTTCTGCATGGAACTTATAATGGTTTTTCCAGAGAAACAAACTGAAGAACGCTTGATGGTGTTATGTGAGACGCTCTAAGTAACATCTGTTCATTGGTCCTATTGGCTCAAGCACGACAAGTTCCAGTTGGTGCTGATGTTACACAGGAACATTTGGTACACTCTTAGAGCAAAATGGTTTCATCATCCTAAAGGGTTCTTCAACAGAACTTTTCTTTCCAAATAGAACCTCTGCGGAGACCTGTAACTATTCACAACTATTCACGTACCAAAGAAAAGTTGAAGTGTTATTATTAAGTGCACCAATGGTGAACTGAAGACGGGCACCAAGTGGAACTACTAGGGCTTGTGGGTGAGGGTTAAATATGCTCATTAAATTGGTATGTGTAAtcgaaaaaaaatatttaaacacCACTTATGCAATATGAAACCAATCAGACATTAATCTGAAATATGGGACCGTCCCAGGAAATGTGAACCATCTCATCACCAAATCAAACGTaagtttaaagcgagacggcctttcaatttcataaaatcggtgaaatttagttccgtctgaaatgtggtgattgtgatgtatgtttatttctgtaatatctcacaaaatatcaggccattctgtggctgggaagttatttaatttgaggggattaaagcaaataatgtgcatgaaatcgctcgcttggcgcagtcaagcagacagaggaagtccgtgtgtgtgcgcatgcgcaggtttaccttcttcttcttcttttgggttttacggcagctggcatccacagtgttgcattactgccatctacaggtttacctttaagcgtgcactgacagttccatcattctgtcgctaaacgaacagctgatcacaccgaggtgctcactgagcgccgatatttattagtttggtcctgcgtttcctttccttcgtatataacataacgtcttttcttctcgctttctttccgttactgtagtcggtctttcacgtttcattcgcacactcacgtccttcatttttctctcctgtttcaaatttgtatcccacaatgccttgcgtgaacggggaaagcccagcacatgatgcatgacatacactacgttcagactgcaacctgaaacaacccatatccgatttgttgtgaaatccgattttttttgttaggccgttcacattaccaattatatgagacttgtatgcgatctccaatatgaacagaaaacgacccaaaagtgtcccacatgcgcaaattgacacataataagcacatctacgtaatacgtaaacaaacaaaaaaaaaaacaaacgcactcttcatgtttaatgatttctttttttttgtttgtttaattatctggttagtgttaaagtgtgaggtctcgtgtgtgtttttgtttctgaactgagatgaaaacgtgtagcctggtaacgagggttgactcctaaatgtctctctaatttctatataagtgcactacatgttactaggaagtaatggatttttaaactctatatagtgcactcgagcttcagtaggcagtcatttgggatacggccgctgtattaccaaagtcttaattcaggcttaataatttgcacatatttatttcgtcatattaataaactttttctacatttttataaatatttatttagattgtttatagccagctgaattctgcagcttctctcagcgctggctcaaggtgcagaaacaccagtgcagtttgcgatggagatgaggcgagacctggcgatgtggtttttgtggcggcggcggaactcacacaataatctgattaatgtgggcagcagactaatgagaccgaaggtgtcaaattactggaaatttccagaacaatcttatcttgtaatacaggatggtttaagttataaatcagttatagaaactgttttatttaatcaggctaacagatcaacatccaggtccctaccaaatccaccattagcttgatcaattctataaaagtctatttaaattctgaaaactgtacaaatgttgttgttttccaccaaagaggtgggattagccaacgcagaatagtgacgtttgtctcttgttgatgacgtgtaggtcgcatgaatgcgacctgtccggtcagactgcagtcgcatgtgaaaataacggatatgcatcggaattaggaccacatatccaagcggcctgggtcgcatgtgaaaaaaaaatcggatctatgtcgttcagattgtcaataacaaatcggatacaggtcgcatatgggcaaaaaaatcggatatgggtcgtttcagggtgcagtctgaacgtagtcatagtatcttgtattggatcctggtgaagcaggaaaaaatagcggagaatttagggccaagtggctttacattcattaattgttctattttaaaaaactaataaaattggaagtctgtgattcgaattcagtagcttcggtgacggtcactaaacaaaaataattgggtgtcggaaaAATtcgttttatgacctacacttgaaaaatctgaaaggcagtctagctttaaagagtgtctgaataatgcttttgtttttcacattcaGATTGATCAGCCTTGAAGAGCTTATTAACGTCAGATAACTTTCCTCTTCCTGTGTGTTCCCTCAGCTGAAGTTCAGGGTCGGCCGTGTGAGTTTGGCGGTCACGTGTACCAGCACAGTGAGGATTTCCAGCCCAGCTGTGAGCACCAGTGCAGCTGCATGGACGGTGTAGTGGGCTGTATGCCGCTCTGCCCTCACCGCGTACCCCTGCCCACCTGGCACTGCGCTAACCCCCGTTTAGAGATCCCACCGGGCCGCTGCTGCGAGGAGTGGGTGTGTGACGACGACAATCACATCAATGAAGAACCCCGTGACTCGCTGCCTGCACAACCACACATGAACCACATCAACAAACTTCTGTACACCTTCAGCTACAAGTCCAGAGCAGGAGACGCCTTCCAAGGTGAAGGTCCATATATCAATCCATGCTCTGAAGTGTGGCTTAAAACAGGATCTATTTGGAACTGATAAAACACAATAATCCTAACCTTGCATTTGCATCCTGAAACCTGATCGGCTCTTAGACTTTATGATGCAACAACAACAATGATTTCCAGCTCATGTTTTCAAATGAGATGTTCGGCTAATGTTCAGATGTTCTCCAGATCTCAGGCTGTGTAACTCATCATGCTTCCATGCTCTTCTGTTTGTGCAGAGTGGACATCACTGCCCGTGTCCCAGATTCCTTTCCCGTCCTCCGAGTGTGATCCTCAGAGCACAGACTGGTCCGAGTGCTCCGCATCCTGTGGCTTCGGCGTCTCCAGTCGTGTCACCAACATGAACCCGCAGTGTAAACTCATCCGAGAGACGCGTCTCTGTCAGAACCATGAGTGTGACACTGTGCCAGCTGTCAGGGTAAGAAACATGAGGATGTGTCAGGTAGGGCGCATCAGTTGccgtcactttcataaaatctgatgcgtttttgtttgggtgttccttttcaccaataaagacatcctgtaaaattttttgaccgtattcaaaagtctaatggtggcaccatgaggttcatttttttttttttttgccaaaaaacacttattttatgttttcgcgtaaggtttgaatcacaatgttggactccatttattgatttcttgtgagccagagatcatgttaagaacctttgcaagggattgagaagcattaatgtgattcataacacatttgtatttttaaaagtagttgaacaatgattcaatgaacagctaaaactcaaactgtgcttgatgatatatttagaatatggactaaaaatgtgtatctaagatatttggtatactctataaggtgccataatgtttcatgaaaagtggtcgaaattttgtcataaaagtcataaaatagcagctttttccataactttgagctcctggtgccaccattaaacttttgaattttgtcaaaatatttcacccagtgtgttttcttaccaaaagg is a genomic window containing:
- the ccn1l2 gene encoding cellular communication network factor 1, like 2 isoform X1; this translates as MFSPRSVRMQAVVCCTLLFILGAVGEVSVVRGCSGPCSCPPTSPSCPVGVSSVLDECGCCKVCAQQFNQDCGPDKPCDHIKGLRCHLGAGGDPQRGLCRAEVQGRPCEFGGHVYQHSEDFQPSCEHQCSCMDGVVGCMPLCPHRVPLPTWHCANPRLEIPPGRCCEEWVCDDDNHINEEPRDSLPAQPHMNHINKLLYTFSYKSRAGDAFQEWTSLPVSQIPFPSSECDPQSTDWSECSASCGFGVSSRVTNMNPQCKLIRETRLCQNHECDTVPAVRKGKKCRRVLRSREPEHISFGGCTTLRRYRPKTCGSCADGRCCRPSETRTVRLHFRCPDGESITRNVMWIQRCGCSKSYCSANGDNSPPSVSLHNDIHTFSH
- the ccn1l2 gene encoding cellular communication network factor 1, like 2 isoform X2: MFSPRSVRMQAVVCCTLLFILGAVGEVVRGCSGPCSCPPTSPSCPVGVSSVLDECGCCKVCAQQFNQDCGPDKPCDHIKGLRCHLGAGGDPQRGLCRAEVQGRPCEFGGHVYQHSEDFQPSCEHQCSCMDGVVGCMPLCPHRVPLPTWHCANPRLEIPPGRCCEEWVCDDDNHINEEPRDSLPAQPHMNHINKLLYTFSYKSRAGDAFQEWTSLPVSQIPFPSSECDPQSTDWSECSASCGFGVSSRVTNMNPQCKLIRETRLCQNHECDTVPAVRKGKKCRRVLRSREPEHISFGGCTTLRRYRPKTCGSCADGRCCRPSETRTVRLHFRCPDGESITRNVMWIQRCGCSKSYCSANGDNSPPSVSLHNDIHTFSH